TCGCACgcagaacgggacttgaatcaagtctactctTGTTGGACTTAAGGTATAAACTGAAATACTTTGTTTCGCTATTAAAAAGCAACAATAGGTTTCCATGGTGTACTCGCTAACTGATCTAGATTGTATTGCCACACTGGTCAAATTAATTCTACGTTGCTATAGCGTAGCTTTGTTGCAGGCATTAGAAACTGACCGCACAAAACTTCCTCTTTCACTCACTCACTGCCTCAACACTTTCTCATTTTGCACTTGTTTGTGCAAAGTGCCCCATTCTGAAAACCGGGTATTGATTAGACTTGACCCAGTCTCCAAATCCCGTGAGAGTCctttttattttcactttcaTCGCCTAACTTCAGAAAGCGTTTGCGCGGCCGGTGTCGGATGCAATTGTggccgccatgcaatactgtccgcttcAGACACTtctgcatatgcaatcgtgtccggggctatgcaaaaaccgtccggcggacatgttcatgtatgtgcgcgcataagcgagcgtgcatgcactgaacccaataatatgcagcatgaatattcacgttatttatgattgcagcgaatacccatcGGCCGAACATTTTCCGTGTCATTCATGCTCTTAGcttgctcaaaaaaaaaaaaaaactgcatatgcaaatgtgtccggtcGGACCGCTTGGAATTGCTCTAATGCTATGCTCAATCAGGGTACGGTCCAGCGTGATAAACCAACCGGCAAATCCCAAAAGGCAAACACTAAACTCAATTTCACTCGCTTTCTCACTTTGACACAATCTCACAAAGCTATAGTAGCTGGCGGGTACTAAACAGGCCTGCTCgtaagacctgggcccaatttcacagagctgctaagcacacaaatttgcttaacatgacACTGATATAAACAGGATTAATCACCAAATTCCCATTTGTTGCATAtcgcttgttactggtattcagctgttgtttgctcatcctgaaaatcacgtgtaaatttggttggtaatcctgtttttaccaaggaagaaatttcatgctgagcaaatttttgtgcttagcagctctatgaaatcgggccctgtttCCGTTAGCGAGAAAACCACTGCAAACCATTTTGTGACATGTAGTATACATCTCTATCCCCAAACAGCTAAGTTATAACGCATGTACAGAAATCTGCTACCGCAAGATGCATCGTACATGTATTATAGTGTTGCATTATCGTGTGCAAGTGATGAACATCATTGGACATTAATTTGAGACATTAGTTGTAgcttactattattatcttttttaaaaagagtCACCTTAATGATTTAGCAGTAGCAGGACAATCTTATCACATTGAATTATAACAAACTAGCAATTTAGATTGTATGTAGGTTGGTGAgtagacttgaatcaagtcccaatcccgtgtcAGCGCcacagaaaataattgttttccgGGCCCCAAACCTGCTCTGCTTGGCTGCATTAACTACACTTTGACGATGGGGGCGCACTTGTCTTATACTCAGAGCCGTATATATTGGTACTTGACTGCTGGCGCGTTGTGTTTGGGACCTCACACGATcaagggacttgaatcaagtctagttgGTGAGTAACGAGTAACTGCATTGGGCGGATTGTTTCGAGTCAATGTTGATATCGTTGGTGTCTATTGGTATCCTACAATAATTTCCAGTGGCTCCCAACGCTGTTCCTCAGTTTCAGGTGTGGATTCTAtaaaaagttaagactagtcttatctcgcgttaggacgagttaactcGGCCTTACTTAAGACTAGCctttatgtttttaatatatcctatgactattcctaagttagaactagtcctttatctttgtgaaatcaccgCAATGATTCGTATTTCGGAATAAGTGAGAGGTGAACTTCACTTTGTCCTGGAAAAAGTAGTTTTTACTCATCTTTTTTACTGTACACAACTGCGACCCTGTCCTAAGCATGGCCAATCCCAGATTCTTATCGATAACGTCGtaaccaatagtgaccagtgcctttaagcgacATCGGATTATTAAGCATAAAGCTGATAGCCAAAGAAGAATTTCTTATTACTTTTATGATCGAGAGAAAGACATCTGTAACGAGGTTGATGGCCAAGTTAACTATTTAGCTGAACAAATTGACAATGTCCATAGGTTGCCAAAAGGTAATTGCTCAACAAAAAATCAACTAAAATAGTTCATGTTCGCCCATTACCAGATAAAAAAAGAATATACAATGTTGTAACATAATGAACTCCTCTCATAATAACATGTATTAataattcaaatttttttttgtcattcatTTACATTAAGGTGAATATTTATCTTGTTAAACAGAGCACTTGGCCAGAACAATCTAAAGTAATTAATTTACGCAAACTTTCAAAGGTGAAATTGATTTGATTAACTTCAGCAGTCCGCTCAAAACTGAACATTGTGCCATGCTCGAAAGCAAAACCATGTTTAAAGTTGtagtttttcatttaaaatcaCATTCTAATGCCAAACTAAATGCGATTACATGGTTTTGACTGTGAATGCCTACAAACCACTAATGACTCTGGTTGGGTTTTCAGCTGCCACGCACCACGAAaaagcagacaaaaacaggtttttTGGGTCGTGCTTGGACGACAACGACAGCTCTCTGTCAGTGTGCCTAAAGTGTTAGGGTTTATTAATCTGGATAAGGTATAAGTAAACCAACCCAATCGTAAAGTTATTATCTGTTGTGGATAACCAGTTCCGTGTTGGCGTCACCCATAACTCTGCTATAGTCCACGCGTACTACACGTGCTACTGTATTGAACCATggccaatgacgtcatcaagttATGCCAGTTGATCTGTTAAACACCAGTTCCTCATATAGGCCCGGCCTAAGAATCATCACCTTCAGTCGTTTCGCGTTTCTCTTCAAATCCACTGTAACTTGGGTCACTCTTTTTGTTGAACCCACTGTTGAGGTTGGTGAGCCGGCTTGATCCGGTAAAGTGAGAGCGCCCTCGCTTGTCCTCCAATCCTTCCCAGGCATCTTGGTCGCTCCTTTTGTGGAACCCGCTCCCTAAATGGGTCAACCCACTTGAACCCGAAAGCGAAGTGCGCCCTCTCTTTTCTTCGTTCTCTTGCCATGCGTCTGCACCATCTTCGCTTCGTTTATGGAACCCGCTTCCTAAATTGGTTAACCCATTCGATCCTGAAAacgaagagcgccctctcttttCTTCGTTCTCTTGCCATGCGTCTGCATCATCGTCGCTCCTCTTGTGGAACCCGCTGCTTAAATGGGTCAACCCACTTGAACCCGAAAGCGAAGTGCGCCCTCTCTTTTCTTCATTCTCTTGCCATGCGTCTGCATCATCGTCGCTCCTCTTGTGGAACCCGCTGCTTAAATGGGTCAACCCACTTGAACCCGAAAGCGAAGTGCGCCCTCTCTTTTCTTCATTCTCTTGCCATGCGTCTGCATCATCGTCGCTCCTCTTGTGAAACCCGCTACTTAAATGGGTCAACCCACTTGAACCCGAAAGCGAAGTGCGCCCTCTCTTTTCTTCATTCTCTTGCCATGCGTCTGCATCATCGTCGCTCCTCTTGTGAAACCCGCTACTTAAATGGGTCAACCCACTTGAACCCGAAAGCGAAGTGCGCCCTCTCTTTTCTTCATTCTCTTGCCATGCGTCCACACCATCTTCGCTTCGTTTATGGAACCCGCTCCCTAAATGGGTCAATCCACTTGAACCCGAAAGCGAAGTGCGCCCTCTCTTTTCAACGTTCCCTTCCCATGCGTCTGCACCATCATCACTCCTCTTGTGGAACCCGCTACTTAAATGGGTCAACCCACTCGACCCTGACAGCGAagtgcgccctctcttgactacATTCCATGCGTCTGCGCCATCGTCGCTTCGCTTGTTGAACCCGCTCCCTAAATTGGTCAACCCACCAGACCCTGACAGCGAagtgcgccctctcttgacatcGTTCTCCTCCCATAGGCTCAGGTCTCCATCGCTTCTCTTATTGAAGCCACTGGCCAGGTTTGTCAGCCCCTTCGACCCTGAAAAAGCGGAGCGCCCTCTCTTATCTTCATTTGCATACACATCTTCTAAGAAATCGCCTCTCTTATTGAAGCCACTTCCAAGGTGCGTCAGCCCGCTCACACCGGCAAAGGAAGAGCGCCCCCTTTTGACAGCTTCTTCTCTCTTATTGAAGCCACTTGCTAAATTGGTCAAACCTCTTGAGCCGCTGAATGCCGAGCGACCCCTTTTACTTAAGAAGTCATCCAGTAGGTACGCGTCTTCATCTCTCTTGTTAAAACCACTTGCTAGATTAGTAAGTCGGCTCGAACCCGTgaatgaagagcgccctcttttgtccTCACTGTCCAACCATACTCCAGGATCACTCTTCTTGGTGAAGCCACTTCCCAGATTAGTTAGTCGGCTAGAGCCTGCAAACGAAGAACGTCCGCGTTTGACCTCTGCGTCATCCAATAAATCTTCAAGCGCGCTCTCATCGTCAGTCAGAGTCCGCTTGTTGAATCCACTGCTTAGTCTTGATAGTTGAGACGACCCGTACATGTTGGTGCGCCCTCTCTTGGCACGCCACTCAGAGTTGAGACTTGTCAACCTCTTGTGAAACAGATCGCGTCCTTCGGGGGTAAGGCCCTTTGCAACCTCGTCCTCAAGCTCCTGAAGGAGTTCGTTGAAAAGTTCATCCCTCAATTCTTCAAGCAGTATCTCATTTGCTTTCGTCTCTTCAGGTTCCGGAACGAGTTCCTGTAACACACAAAGGAGAGAAAAGAACAGAAATCAAGATGAGTGTGGGGATATTCCTCGATTCTGCCATCTTGTTTCCTCCTTATAAAGACTTAAAGTTGTAGGTCAGGATAAAAATGCATATCGATATTGTATTGGAAAACTTCTCCACCGAGCAGTTAAGAgtaccggactcaagctctggtgtttctgatcagcagagtgtgggttcgagtcccagtcatgacacctgtgtccttgaaCAGTACACTTTATCATTATTGCTTCACCCTCGGATGGGACATTGAAGCGTAAGTCCCGTGtgctaggattggtagtgcttGTAAAAGAACCACGAACACTTATCATAGAACCtttgtttctggttcacatcaCAATAATGTTTACAAATATCCCTAGGCTTGCGAGCTGAAGCTCACTTATGAGACacccttggtttcattaccaaaaaacaataaaagagaTAGATCTGCAATCGacgaataaattatttatttttagaaaatcATGAATATATTCAAGATATTCAAGTATAAACCTGAGATATAAATAACGGTGAAGTTGAGTCTGTGTCgtcaaaattataaatattatataaattatATGTCGAGTGCCTCTGCTTTTCCAGAGACCGACAGGTGGAACATGACCAATAATCTTTTCAATAATTATGATGAGCTCATTTCTGTACAAAGATAGTAGTTGCAAGACCActcatttttcaatattttatgCGTGCGATTGTTTGCGTAGCTGACTAATGTGAGTGGAAACACACTACACCATAAGCCCGGTGCTTATCAAAATGTCTGTCGGTGCTTTATATTGCCATAAGAGTTTGGTGTTTTGCTCTTATGGGAACGTCAAGTGTTTTGAAGGGTTTGCAGATTAGGCGAAACGACCATATGGCTGATTATGTGAGTTCCCGCCTAAACACAACCGCACGCGGTAATCAAATAATGATAGGGAATTTGCTATCTTTGAACTCAATAAATGTGCATGAATATTTCCTTCAAAAGAGAATTATAAGGAATTTGGAAGAAAAATAAACCACTCGGTCATAACACTGACTTTGTATTTCATACACTAAAACCAAAGCGTGTGACAATGCTTGTGACGTCATAATAGGCATGTTTGCGACAATGATAGGGTTTCTCTGTGAAAGCAGCGAGTTGAATAGCAAACGCAGCGAACAGTTTCCCGAAAAGAAATGTTGGTGGACGTTGGCACCACTTATCACGTAAAAAGATCCGAGGcaataacaacattttgaaagctaactggacccaattttatggctctgcttactgtcgaattctgcgcttacgatcacgattccccgcttacgtgcaagcgccgaatttacTGCGCCacccttgtaagcgtagaatgcctaatgCATATAGTAACCTGGAGTACGCaacgcagaagccaaaatttgctgctaacccgtgaaacacgcttgccgtaagcacagaattccctgcttccgtaagcgccgattctgtgcttacggtctgggccatgaaattgggccctgatggtttAAGTTAAATTGATGGGAAGACTAAGAAAAAATGCGTGGACAAGTTTACGATTCATAACACAAGCGTAGGTGGCTGGGGACATCCATTTGCTTCCCCTATTTCAGCCTTCACTCTTGAAAAAAGCTGATAATCCAACATGTTAGCTGAGTTTACACTATAAACACTCAACCAGTGAAATCGTGGCAATCGGTGGAATTGTATTTGcgcaaaatttgtttttttgataaCGTTCACTTCAACTCTCTGTTAGCAGACGCACGTACTTCTGCTGCAACGGGAAGCGCTTTCAGTGTGTGCGCTCAGTGGACCCCCATGCCCGCCGTACATCGACCCATATGCACTCACGAAGTAGAGAGAGGAGGCTTCGATCGTTTTTAGTCGGCCGGACTGAATCATGGACTACGAAAGTACATCCCTTTTTTACGTGTTTTGCAAACCATTGGCTGACCATGTCACTGGAGGATGGTCAGTCTCATTAAGGATTGGTCGGTGATCCCCGTGGAAATCAACCGAATTGTCAACTAGTAACTAACGATGTGGGTATGCTAAATTGAATGCACCCAGGAGAATGCAAAATGGTGCTTCATTTCCCCGTAAATAAAACCAAACTCTACACTACCGAGTATCAAAAAGTGGCTGTGAACAAATTGGGGGCGAACCAGTGGGCAATACCCAAACGGCTCGAAGGGAGTCTAAAGTTGTGGTTGCGAGGCATTAATTTCTTCAAAAGGTATTAAAAGCTAGTCGCGCACTGTCTTTCCACCCTTGAAACTAATCGTTTACTTAAGgtgtttttatgttatttatttattttcaatttttcgGACAgtacaataattataacaaagcTCCCTTTTTGGTTGCCCTCCAGCGGTGCAAAGATCAAGAGAAACTAAACAAAATCCAGTTACTATTTTTTAAGAATGTTActgaatattttgtaaaaaggaCGAGTCTTCACGgttgttttgaaagtgttttgTATGCATTCAAATATAAAGATAGTATAATACTAGTCTAAGCTGGAGCGTCCAA
This region of Asterias rubens chromosome 18, eAstRub1.3, whole genome shotgun sequence genomic DNA includes:
- the LOC117302656 gene encoding serine-rich adhesin for platelets-like, encoding MARCGGETPRALRTWWLVGLFCLALSLVCQAEIEANDVELVPEPEETKANEILLEELRDELFNELLQELEDEVAKGLTPEGRDLFHKRLTSLNSEWRAKRGRTNMYGSSQLSRLSSGFNKRTLTDDESALEDLLDDAEVKRGRSSFAGSSRLTNLGSGFTKKSDPGVWLDSEDKRGRSSFTGSSRLTNLASGFNKRDEDAYLLDDFLSKRGRSAFSGSRGLTNLASGFNKREEAVKRGRSSFAGVSGLTHLGSGFNKRGDFLEDVYANEDKRGRSAFSGSKGLTNLASGFNKRSDGDLSLWEENDVKRGRTSLSGSGGLTNLGSGFNKRSDDGADAWNVVKRGRTSLSGSSGLTHLSSGFHKRSDDGADAWEGNVEKRGRTSLSGSSGLTHLGSGFHKRSEDGVDAWQENEEKRGRTSLSGSSGLTHLSSGFHKRSDDDADAWQENEEKRGRTSLSGSSGLTHLSSGFHKRSDDDADAWQENEEKRGRTSLSGSSGLTHLSSGFHKRSDDDADAWQENEEKRGRTSLSGSSGLTHLSSGFHKRSDDDADAWQENEEKRGRSSFSGSNGLTNLGSGFHKRSEDGADAWQENEEKRGRTSLSGSSGLTHLGSGFHKRSDQDAWEGLEDKRGRSHFTGSSRLTNLNSGFNKKSDPSYSGFEEKRETTEGDDS